The genomic segment CACAAATATATTAAATGTTAAGAAAATTACTATTTTTATTTGATGAAGATTCTATCTTATGTTATTATTTTTAAATCTTTTAAGTCCTGTTCTTAAACTATTTCAGAATTAATTTTGCAGTGTAAAAATTCATCAGAAATGACTAAGTTTGAAAGAGAAGAAATTGTAAGAGATAACAGAGTTGCAAGATTATTATGGTTTTCGATTGGATTCTTATGTGCTTTTGCATTAATGAGTGCTTTAAAATCCTAATTTCTAAACAATAAAAACAGCAGAGTTTCTAAATTCTTATAATAAAAAAACGACTTCAAAATCTGAGGTCGTTTTTTTAGTCATACTAAAATCGGATGCTATTTTACACCTTCCCATTCAGCATAAAACTGAGCCAGGAATAATTCCATAAAATGATGTCTTTCTGCAGCGATTTCTTTTCCTTTTTCGGTATTCATTTTATCTTTTAAAAGTAAAAGCTTTTCATAAAAGTGATTAATCGTTGGCGCATTATTCTTTTTATATTCTTCTTTCGTCATATTTGTTATCGGCTCAATTTCCGGGTTGTACAACGCACGGTTTTTAAATCCGCCGTAATTAAAAGCCCTTGCAATACCAATTGCACCAATTGCATCTAAGCGATCAGCATCCTGAACAATGTCTAATTCTACAGAAGCAAATTTCTTTTCAAAATTTCCGCCTTTATAAGAAATGTTTTCGATGATATTTACCACATGCTGAATTATATCTTCTGCAACATTATGTGATTCTAAAAACAAACGGGCTGTTTTTGGTCCAATTGTTTCGTCTCCGTCGTGAAATTTACTATCGGCTATATCGTGAAGCAGTGCTCCTAATTCTACAACTGTTTTATCGCAATTAGTATCTTTTGCGATTAAAAGCGCGTTTTTGTAAACACGTTCAATATGAAACCAGTCGTGTCCGCCTTCGGCATCATTTAATTTTTCTTTTACAAAAGCAATGGTTTTATCTATAAGTTCAGAGTTATTCATAAGGGTATTTTGGTTTGTGTGAAAATGGCACGCGGATAAAACAAATTAAACGGATTTACACTGGTGTTTATATTTTAAATAAAAAATGTTGATTGTCAAAGTTTTAAAACCTCAACAATCAACAATATTTTCAATATCAATTGCAAAAAATCAATTTTAAAATCTAAAATCAGAAATCTGCAATCTAAAATTTTTACAATCTAGCCGGCTCAACCCATTTAAAGATATGACTCTCAGCAGGAATTACAATTCTTTCTGAAATTTTAGCCATACGAGCCGGAAGTTTCATTAAGTAATCACGTGCTTTTTCAGCTTCATCTGTTAAGTTCGTGATTTTATCAATTTCCCATTTGTTGATTAATTTCTGCATAATTTCAACATAATCAGTTGCAGTGTAAACTCCAATACGTTGTGCAGAATCAGAAAACTGTTCGAAAGCAGAACTTATCTTTTGACCTGATTCTCTTAAGAAGTGAGCAGGCATAACAATTTTTTGCTTCATCATGTATTGAAAAGCCAGCATCATTTCACTTGGATCAATCTGAAAAATTCTGGTAACAAATTCGCTGTAAGCATGATGGTGGCGCATTTCATCACCAGCAATCATTTTACACATTTTAGACAACTTGTTATCACCAAATTTCTTTGCAATCTGCGAAACTCTGTTGTGAGAAACGTAAGTTGCTAATTCCTGAAAACTTGTGTAAATAAAGTTTTTATACGGATCAGTTCCAGTTCCAATATCAAAACCGTCGTTGATTAAATGCTGCGTAGTCATTTCGATTTCACGCATATTAACACGACCAGACAAATACAAGTATTTATTTAAAAGATCTCCATGGCGGTTTTCTTCACCGGTCCATTGTCTGATCCATTTAGACCAGCCATTTCCGCCGTTCTCCACCTGATCGACACCTTCAACATCCATTAACCATGACTCATATGTTGGCAAAGCTTCTTCGGTAATAGTGTCACCTACAAGCGTTACCCAGAAATCGTATGGCAATTCTTTAGCAATTTCGCGTAGTTCCTTTACCTCTTCAAAGAAGTTTTCTCCTTCAGAATTAGGCAGGAAATCTGACGGCTGCCAAATTTTTTCCACCGGAATTAAATACTGTTCAACGAAGCTGTCAACGTTTTTTTCCAAAAACTGCATCACTTCTAATCTAATGTTTTTTATAGACATTACTTATTTTAATTTGGGGATTTATGTTTTAGCTCGGACTAAAACTTAAACCTGTTTATACTCGTTTACTCCTTCAACTACCGCCTTTTCTGTTAATTCCATTAATTCGGCAAAATCATAATCTTTTACAGCCATTGCTTTGTGTGCCGTAAAAGTTAAGCGGTTTCCTAAACCAACCGGAAACATACCGTAACGAACCATTTTCCATGAATTATTAATACTTACCGGAACAACATACGCCGAAGGCGCATATTTGCATAGAATTTTTAAACCGCTTTGGGCAAATTCTTTTGGTTTACCTGTTTTACTACGGGTTCCTTCCGGGAAGATTACTGCTGATCTAGTGTTTTTTTCTATATATTCAGACAAGCCTTTGATTACTGGAATCGCTTGTTTAGGGTCTTTACGGTCAATTAAAACAGAACCTCCGTGACGCAGATTATACGACACACTCGGTATTCCGCTTCCTAACTCCTTCTTACTTACAAATTTACAATGAAAACGTCTAAAGTACCAAATGATTGTAACGATATCGTACATACTTTGGTGATTGGCCACAAAAATGATCGGAACTCCTGTCGGAATATTCTCTACTCCAGAAATTTTATACGTTGTTCCAACCAAATTGGTACATCTTAAAAGACACAGATTTAAATAATCGACACTTTTTTTATGAGCCTGATAACCAAAAAGATTTAGGCAGATCCATTGTATCGGGTGAAAAATAACCAGAGACAATCCAAAAAATACATAATAAATTACGGAAATTGGATATGAAATTATCTTTTGCATGCTTGAAAAAATTTGAGGTCAAAAGTAGTAAATATATTCTTAGCGATAGAAAATTTGAAAACAATAACCGTTTTTATGGTTTAATTGTACCTTTGTCGCAGAAATTGCAACTTTTTTCTGAATTAAATGAACTTTACTTACCCTAAAAATGAGCGCTTAAAGAGCAAAACCACAATTGGATTACTGTTTTCTGAAGGAAAATCGGTTTCAAAATATCCGTTGCGTTTGGTTTTCCGTCAAGCGGAAGGAAATTCAGAAGAAATAACAAAAGTCGGCGTTTCGGTTTCGAAGAAATATTTTAAGAAAGCCGTAGATAGAAATTACTTTAAAAGAGTACTTCGTGAAACGTACCGATTAAACAAACATTTGATTTTAAATAATCTGGATCAGCCTTATTCGATCATGCTTTTTTATCAGACAAAAGACAGATTATCGTATGAAGAAATCAACACCAAAACAATTCAGTTGTTTGAGAAATTTGTACAGCAGATAAACAAAACTCCTGATTCAGAAATTAAAAAGGATTTATAGGCTTTCAAAATCAACTTTGTACAACAAATCAGATAAAAGATTCTAAAAAAATTGTAGTTTTAGCACTAAATTCAAATTTTATGCGATACATTTTCTTTTTATCTGTATTTTTTTGTGTTCTTTCGGGTTGCAGCAAAGCTGAAGAATCTAAAGATG from the Flavobacterium sp. genome contains:
- a CDS encoding HD domain-containing protein, whose protein sequence is MNNSELIDKTIAFVKEKLNDAEGGHDWFHIERVYKNALLIAKDTNCDKTVVELGALLHDIADSKFHDGDETIGPKTARLFLESHNVAEDIIQHVVNIIENISYKGGNFEKKFASVELDIVQDADRLDAIGAIGIARAFNYGGFKNRALYNPEIEPITNMTKEEYKKNNAPTINHFYEKLLLLKDKMNTEKGKEIAAERHHFMELFLAQFYAEWEGVK
- a CDS encoding acyl-ACP desaturase, with product MSIKNIRLEVMQFLEKNVDSFVEQYLIPVEKIWQPSDFLPNSEGENFFEEVKELREIAKELPYDFWVTLVGDTITEEALPTYESWLMDVEGVDQVENGGNGWSKWIRQWTGEENRHGDLLNKYLYLSGRVNMREIEMTTQHLINDGFDIGTGTDPYKNFIYTSFQELATYVSHNRVSQIAKKFGDNKLSKMCKMIAGDEMRHHHAYSEFVTRIFQIDPSEMMLAFQYMMKQKIVMPAHFLRESGQKISSAFEQFSDSAQRIGVYTATDYVEIMQKLINKWEIDKITNLTDEAEKARDYLMKLPARMAKISERIVIPAESHIFKWVEPARL
- a CDS encoding lysophospholipid acyltransferase family protein, whose translation is MQKIISYPISVIYYVFFGLSLVIFHPIQWICLNLFGYQAHKKSVDYLNLCLLRCTNLVGTTYKISGVENIPTGVPIIFVANHQSMYDIVTIIWYFRRFHCKFVSKKELGSGIPSVSYNLRHGGSVLIDRKDPKQAIPVIKGLSEYIEKNTRSAVIFPEGTRSKTGKPKEFAQSGLKILCKYAPSAYVVPVSINNSWKMVRYGMFPVGLGNRLTFTAHKAMAVKDYDFAELMELTEKAVVEGVNEYKQV
- the rnpA gene encoding ribonuclease P protein component; the encoded protein is MNFTYPKNERLKSKTTIGLLFSEGKSVSKYPLRLVFRQAEGNSEEITKVGVSVSKKYFKKAVDRNYFKRVLRETYRLNKHLILNNLDQPYSIMLFYQTKDRLSYEEINTKTIQLFEKFVQQINKTPDSEIKKDL